The stretch of DNA AGCGTGGCCAAGAAGCGGCGCGTTTCCTCGACCGCCGCGAGCACGGCATCGAGTTCCGGACAAAAGCCTGGTCGGAGGCGTGGGCCATCGCTGTCTTCGATCAGCGCTCGTTCCAGGAGCGCGGCGAGTTCCGGGCAGGAGATGAAGTCGTCGGCGAAGCGCTGCAGAGCTGGCTCGCCGCTCGCCTGGAGGGCACCGCGGAGGGCCTCGGCAGTCGCCAGCGCTTGGCGAAGTGTCGCGAAATCGCGGATGGTCGCTGAGCCCTGGACGATCTTGCTGGTCAAGCGCTCGAGATCACCAGCGGCCAGGAGGATCGACCCCAAGCGGGAGCGGAGTTCGGGGGTTGCTCGGAGCGCGCCGACGATGTGCTGGCGACGGCGGAGCTCGTCCAGGTCCCGCAGGGGCTCGCTGACCAGGCGGCGAAGGGTGCGGGCACCCATCGGCGTCACCGTGCGGTCGAGCACGCCGAGCAGGCTGCCGCGCGTTCCACCGGTACCCAGGCTGCGCGTGAGTTCCAGATTGCGCCGCGTGGCAGCATCCAGCCCGACACGACGCGCTGGCACTTCGGTCCGGAGACTGGTCAGGAGAGAGAGCAACGCCGGATTGGTGCGCTCCAGGTAGACCACGATGGCGCCCGCGGCGGCGAGTGCAGCGGGAAGATGTTGGCAGCCGAAGGGGGCGAGCGAGCGCGTCGCGAAGAGGGCACGCAGGCGTTGAGCAGCTCGTTCCGGCTCGAAATGCCAGTGCTCGAGCCGGGTCAAGCACCCGCCGGGCGGTAGAGGAATTTCATCTGTGTCGGGGACGAGCGTTTCGGCGGGAGCGAGTCGCGCGTACTCCTCGGCCAGGAGCAGGTCGCGCTCCGCTCCGCTGAGTTCGAGAACCGCGAACTCGCCGGTACTCACATCGACCCAGGCGAGCCCGGTTCGCTCGGGAAGTCTGGCGACCGCTGCGAGGTAGCGATTCTCGGTTGTGGGGAGCAACGCGGCCTCAGCTACCGTTCCCGGCGTGAGGACCCGCGTGACTGCGCGCTCGACCAGCCCCTTGCCTGGCTCGCTGACCTGCTCGGCGATAGCAATGGTATGTCCCGCGGCCAAGAGGCGTGCCAGATAGTGGTTCAACGCGTGGTGTGGGATGCCGGCCATCGGCACCCGACCGTTACGGCCGAACGAGCGTGAGGTGAGGGTGATGCGGGCGTCGCGGGCGACGATGCGGGCATCCTCGTCGAACGCTTCGTAGAAGTCGCCGAGCCGATAGAGCAAGATGGCATGGGGATAGTGTGCCTTGAGGCGCAGGTACTGACGACGCGAGGGGACCAAATCGTCGGACGATGACTCCTTGGTCGCCGGCAACCGGTGCTGGATGGCTCGTCGCGTCGATCCCATTCCCCTGACCTTCCCGCAGGCGCGATATCATCGCGACACATGCGCTGTCTAGGATACGCGGCGCGTGCCAGTCTGGTACGGGCGGGAAGCAGCGGGGGCGCCGATGAGCCGACGGCTCTCGGGCAATGACGGACCTGGTCGGCCGGCACGCTCTCCACGGTCGCCGGAGACCGAGCGGAAGGGACGAGCCCGCTGCGTCCTGCAGCCGCACCCGAGAGGCTCCGTCCCGCGTCGAGCTGAGGGACGAACGCAAGCACCTGGCGCGCTCGGCCTGACGGTCAGGAGTGCACGGTTGACTCGCGCTGGTCGGAAGCGACTGTCAGCGCGAGGTTGCTGGCCGGCGAGCGAGGAACCAGGCCAGGAATGTGAAGACGATCATGATCGCGGTACCGACGAAGACCGGTGGCCAGCGATCGTGGGTCATCTCGCGGACGAAGAGCAAGGTTTCACCGATCGCGACGACGAGCGCGACCGCGATCGCCACCGAGAGAATCGGGACGACCAATGCGAGAACGAGGTCGCGGCGCATCCTGTCTCCTCCCACCGTTCCGCACAGCCGGCAGTGGGCCAGCGGCGAGCACGTCACTGGAGCGAGTATGCGCCAGGAGGCGCCGCTGGGCAAGTGGTCGCGCTGCCTGTGCGGCCAGCGGCAGACTGCACCGCGCGCTGGGGCGTGACGATCCGCGGCTGGCGCAGCCCGTGGGGCGACGGTCACTGCGGTCACGCTCGCGCAGCGTTGCGCCTCGGGGAGTTCGGCGAAGGCATTCGCCGGACGGAAGGTGAACCGCGGTCGGAGCGTCGCTGGATCGAGCGCCGGGCGACGACCGTCTCGAGATCGCGTGTGTGACAACTCGCTCGGTTCAGCTTTTCGTGCGATGATGGGAAGGGAGTGGTGCAGTTCAGGAGCGGTGGACGAGGAAGAGCGGAGGCGAGCGGTGCAGCTGCAGGACCTTTTGGCGGAGCGGATGGGCCGGCTGGGGACCGAGAGTGCTTTCGAAGTGCTGGCGCGGGCCCGTGCGCTGGAAGCGCAGGGGCGCTCGATCATCCATCTCGAGATCGGGGAGCCTGACTTCGATACGCCGCCGCATATCGTGGAAGCGGCGATCGAGGCCTTGCGCGGCGGGGATACCCACTACACGCCAGCAGCCGGTCTACCGGAGCTGCGAGCGGCGATCGCCGAGGAGGTGAGCCGGACGCGTGGCATCCCGGTCGAGCCAGATCGCGTCGTGGTTACACCTGGCGGTAAGCCGATCATGTTCTTCACGATCCTGGCGCTCGCCGAGGAGGGTGCTGAGGTCATCTATCCGGATCCGGGTTTTCCGATCTACGAGTCGGTGATCCGCTTTGCGGGGGCGACGCCGGTTCCCTTGCCGCTCCGTGAGGAACTCGGTTTCGCCTTCGATCCGGACGAGTTGCGCCGGCTGGTGACGAAACGCACGCGGCTGGTCATCGTGAACTCGCCACACAATCCGACCGGTGCGGTCATCGGGCGTGAGGTGCTCGAGGAGTTGGCGCGCTTGGCCCAGGAGTACGGTTTCATCGTGCTTTCCGACGAGATCTATCGGCGCATCGTGTACGATGTCGAGGCGCCGAGTATCGCTAGCCTGCCGGGCATGGCCGAGCGGACGGTGATCCTGGACGGTTTTTCCAAGACCTATGCCATGACCGGCTGGCGACTCGGCTATGGGGTAGCCCCGCGCTGGCTGGCCGAACACCTGGTGCGCCTGGCGGTCAATTGCCACTCGTGCGTCCCTGGCTTCACGCAGCGGGCAGGGCTGGCGGCACTGCGGGGCCCACAGGATGCGGTCGATCGGATGGTCGCCGAGTTCCGGCGGCGACGCGATGCGGTCGTGGCTGGCTTGAACAGCCTGCCGGGAGTCCGCTGTGCGGTGCCAGCGGGCGCGTTCTACGTGTTTCCCAACGTGACGGAGACCGGTCGATCGGCGAGCGAACTCGCCCGCGAGCTGCTGGAGCAGGCGGGGGTCGCCGTGCTGGCCGGGACCGCGTTCGGTCGCTACGGTGAGGGGTATCTCCGGTTGTCCTTCGCCAACTCGCTGGAGAACTTGCTGGAGGCGATCGAACGGATGCGACGCTACCTCGGCTGAACACGCGCGCTTCCACGTCATCGGCGAGAGCGACGGGAGCACGCTGCTTCGCCACGCGAGGCTGTTTCCGCCGCTCGGCGTGCCGGAGCGGAACGCTCGTCGGCTTGCCGTCTCGGCCGCGTCGTACTGCGCGCCTCGGCGACCCACCGAGATCGATCGGGTGCCTGAATCCTGACCTGTTCTCCCTCTGGCCAGGACGCCTTTGACCCTGTCCCCCGAGACAGCGTTCGCTCGTTCGTTGCGGGGAGAAGACCACGGCGAAACAGCGTGCGAGCCTGGCGCTGGCGCCTGCTCGGCGATCGTCGCCGGGCCAGGGCTGCTCGAGAGCAGGTGCCGAGTCGCGTGGTTCCTCGTGCGGGCGTGCCGATCCCGGTCGTGCGGTATGCCGGCGGGGCACCGCGCGATGCGAGGCGGATACTCGACGGAAAAGGCTGGAAACGTGTCAGCAGTTATGCTATTCTGGTCGTATACCAACGTAGTTGTGAACCGACAGAACAGGAACGAGAGCGACGACGTGGGCCAGCCAGAGGAGGGGGTGCGATGCAGGTTGGTGTCGGGGTGCTCTTTCTTCTCCTGACGATCGCGTGGACTGGTGTGCTGTGGTGGGTCGCCACGCGGAGTGGGCAGGCGGTGCCCTACGAGCGGGTGAGTGCCGTCATCAGCCGGATCCGCCGATGGGGTGCGCCGTTGGTGGTTGCCCTCCTGGCGATCGCCTTTCTCGTCTCGCTGCTTTTCTTGCCCTACGCTGGGTCACGCGCGCAGCGGCTGGGTGAACCGGCAGTGACCGTGGACGTCACCGGCCGCATGTGGGCGTGGGAGCTGAGCCGGACAACTCTCCCACGCGGTCAGGTCGTCGAGTTCCGGGTCACTGCGCTGGACGTCAATCACGGGTTCGGCATCTACGCGCCGGATGGGCGGATCGTGACGCAAGTCCAAGCGATGCCGGGTTATACGAACCGGCTGCTCTTCCGCTTCGACCAACCTGGGGTCTACACGATCCGCTGCTTGGAGTTCTGCGCGACCGGGCATCACTTGATGCAGGCACAGTTCACCGTGCAATGAGAGGGGGATCGGCCATGGCTGGCAATGCCCACAGCAACGTCGCGGCACGGCGGTCGGTCGAACAGGCAGCGCTCGCCTACATGGTGACCGGATTCGCGGTCTTCTTGCTGATGGGTCTGCTCGGCCTCCTGATGCGCCTCCAGCACGCGGGGTTGATCGATCTCGGACCGCGCTGGTTCTACCGCATCATGACCCTGCATGGGGCTGGCATGGTGGCGGGTGTCCTTCTGGCCTCGCTGGGAGGCGTCTCCCAGGTGATCACTGCGCGGATTCGGCTGAGCCCGCGCCTGCTGTGGAGCGCCTATGTCGTCTATTTCCTGGGATCAGGGCTTGTCGTGTTGGCGACGCTGGTCGGTGGCTTCGCGGCTGGTTGGACGACGACGTATCCCCTGCCGGTGCGCGGTGACTGGCCGGTCAGCGCGACGTGGGCGTTCCTGCTCGGCTATACGTTGGTGGCGGTGGCCTTTCTGCTTTGGTGCCTGGCGGTGCTGGTGGGGGCACGACGCGCCTTCGGCGGACTCACGAGTGCGCTCGCCTGGCCGGTGCTGTTCCGCCATCCAGTCGGAACGGGGCAGCCGATTCCGACCGGGCCGGAACTGGCGGCGACCGTGGTGGCGATCGACGGGGTGATCGCTGTCCTAGCAGGAGTCGTCTATCTGGTGCCCATCTTCGCGCAGTTACTTGGGCTGGTGAGCGGGTTCGACGTCCTCTTCGCGAAGAACATGCTCTTCCTTTTCGGGCATACACTCGTGAACTTGAACATCTATCTGGCTGTCGCGCTCGTCTACGCGACGCTCGGTGCCTATACCGGGCGCGCGTTCAAGATGAGCTTTCCGGTTGCGCTGGCCTTCAACCTGGTCATCGTTCTGGTCCTGTTACCGTACTTCCATCATCTCTACCAGGACTTCGCGCAGCCTCTCCCGCTCCATCTCGTCGGGCAGTTCGGCTCCTATGCAGTCGGTGTACCGGCCTTTTTCGTCACGATCGTGGGGAGTCTCGGGCTCCTCTATGGGTCGCGCGTGCGCTGGTCGGCGCCGGTCATCTTCATTCTGGCTGGTCTGTGGGGTTGGACGGTCGGCGGGATGGCTGCGGTCATCGATGGGACGATCGCCATCAACAACGTGATGCACAACACGCTCTGGGTCCCGGCCCACTTCCACTCCTACTATCTCTTCGGCGCGGCCGGCTATACCTGGGCGTATCTCTTCCACCGGCTGAGCGGTGTCGAGGGGTGGGCAAGCTCGGCGCTGGCCCGCCGGCTGGCCTGGTTGTACGCGATCGGTGCCGGTGGCTTCGTCCTGGCTTTCTTCCTCTCCGGGCTCCAGAGTGTGCCGCGCCGCTACGCAGTGCATCTGCCGGAATGGCAAGGACTGGCGCAGGCGGCAGTGCCGTTCGTCCTCCTGCTGGTGATCGCTTTCGGTGGACTCTTGCTCATGGCGTTGCGGAGCGTCCCGGCCGCTTGGCGGCTGCCGGTCGCCGAGCCGACCGGGGACGACTGAACAGCACGGAGCCGAGCATAACGGTCAGTATGCGGGGCCGGATCGTCGTCCGCGGGGGCGGGAAGGTGACCATGCGCGGGATGGCGGAGCGCCAGGATGGGCAGGTCGAGGAACGCAGCGAGAGCGTGCCACCGCCAGTGCTCGTCGCGCTGATGCTCGAGGCAGCGGAGAAGAAGGCGCATCTTCCGATCGCGGCGCTGCTGGCTCGCGGCGCTGCCAGCGGCGCTCTCCTCGGTGCGGCGACACTCCTGGCCATGACGGCCTGGGCGCAGGGGCTGCCGCGACTGGTCGGTGCAGTCGTCTTCCCGGTCGGTTTCTGCATGCTGGTCTTGCTCGGTCTAGAACTCGCCACGGGTAACTTCGCGTTGCTGCCCGCTGCCTGGTACCGGAGACGGATCACAGCCGCAGCAGTCGTGCGCAACTGGGGGTGGGTCTATCTGGGGAATTGCCTCGGCTCGATCGGCTTCGCGGTACTCGCTGTCGCCAGCCTGACAGGGTGGTGGAGTCACGAGGCCGGACCGCTCGGCGAGCAACTGCGCCAGCTGGCCGCGAGCAAGGTGCTGCTCTACCGCGAATCGGGATGGCTGGGCTGGTCGACCGCGCTGACCAAGGGGGTTCTCGCCAACTGGCTGGTGACGGTCGGCACGGCCCTCGCTTTCGTCTCGCGGTCGACCAGTGGCAAGATCGCGGCGATGTGGTTGCCGATCATGACATTCTTCGGACTGGGTTACGAGCATTCGATCGTCAACCTGTTCGTCATTCCAGCTGGCATGCTGGCAGGAGCACCGATCGGGGTGGGCACCTGGCTCATTTGGAACCAGGTGCCATCCACCCTAGGAAACGTGATCGGCGGGGCGCTCTTCACCGGTCTCCCGCTGGTCTGGACACACGGTGAGCGATGAGCAGCGTACCGGAACCACTCGTCTGGCTGCCGCTTTCGGCTTGGCTCGATCCCCGCAACTGGACGTGGCGTGTCCCGGTCGTCGTGGTCCTGAGTTGGTTGCTCGCTGGCTACGCGGTGGGGATGATGCGACTCGCGGCGCGCTGGCCGCAGGGCTGGCGACTGGCTCCTCGCGCCTTCGCGTGGGGGATCGGCGCGGCGATGCTGGCACTGGCTCTGCTCTCGCCGCTGGACGATCTGGGTGGTCTCTTCTTCTCATGGCACATGGTGCAGCATCTGGTCCTCCTCTACGCTGCGCCGGTCCTGCTCCGAGGCTGGCCGTATCCAGTGTTCCTCTGGGCGTTGCCGGCGTGCCTGCGTGTGCGGGTGGCCGCTCTTCTGTGGCACGGTGCGCTGGGGGATCGCCTGCTCCGCTGGGCGACGCGGCCGGTGGTGGCGTTCGCGACAGGCATCCTTTCGCTGTGGCTCTGGCACTATCCGCCGCTCTACGATGCTGTCCTCGCCCGGCGGTGGCTCCACGATCTGGAGCACCTCACCTTTTTCCTGGGGGCGTTGCTGTACTGGTGGCCGCTCATCGGCGCCCCACCCGCGACGGGGCGTTTCCGAACCGACGGTGGTCGAGCGCTCTACCTGATCCTCTACGGTGTGCAGGCCGGAGTGCTCGGCGCACTGGTCACCTTCTGGCCCAGTGTGCTCTATCACCGTTACCTTGCGGCGAGCGGCGTGCCGGTGGAGCGGTTGCTGGCTGACCAAGCGTTCGGTGGCTTGGTGATGTGGCTCAGTGGGCCGATCGTGGTGACGCTGCTGGCTCTGGCCACGCTCGGTCGTGCGAGTCGGGAGGTTGCCGAGAGCGAGGTGCTCACACCACACTGACGAGGCGAGACGGACCGCATGAGCGGTGCGGGGAAGGAGGAGTGTGGTGGGCGAGCCGATACGCGAGGATCGCGTCCTCGTTCTCGGTGGCGGGATCGCCGGTCTGGTCGCTGCCTGGGAGCTGCACCGAGCCGGCGTCGCGGTCGAACTGCTGGAGGCGCGTGACCGAGTCGGCGGCCGACTCTGGACGAGTGACGAGTATGGTCCGTTCCCGGTCGAGCTGGGTGCGGAATTCATCCACGGTGATCGCGTGATCACCTGGCGGTTTCTCCGGATGTTCGGGCTGCGCGCGATCGACGATCCGAGCCAAGACCGGCGTTTCGTCGGAGCGAATGGCCGCATCCTGCCCTCGGGGGAGCTGTCACGGCCGGTCGGCGAGGCGATCTTCGCGCCGCTGAGCCAGGCTGCTGAAGCATGGTTCGCATCCGGCGAGCCGGACACCGATCTGGCGACGGCGCTTCGCTGGTGGGCGTCGCGGCAGGGGATCACGATCACCCCGGAGCTGTGGGAACTCTGGGAGACGCTGGCGGCGATCGGCTGGTCAGCGGATCTGGCGGAGATCGGCGCGGCTGGCGAGGTGGAGGCGACGTACGAGGGTGATGGCTGGCGCAATTGGCGGATCGCCGAAGGACAGCAAGCGCTCGCCCGGCGTATCGCGGAGGAACTGGGTTCGGTGATCCGGCTCGGCTCGGCCGTGAGCCGCGTGGAATGGGGAAACGAGGGTGTACGGGTCTGGGCCTCGGACGGTGAGCATCGTGGCCGGTGGGCGATCGTTGCGCTCCCGCTCGGGGTGTTGCAGGCAGGCACCATCGAGTTCGTTCCGGAGCTTCCCGAACCGCTCAGGGAAGCGATCGACCGGCTCCTCCCTGGGCGCTCGCTCAAGATGGTCGTCGAGTTCACGTACGATCCGTGGGGCCCGGAGATCGGGTGTCTCTTCGTGACCACGCCGCACGGCATCTGGGAACGGCCGGGGCTCGGTTTCGCCGCATCCGAGCCGGTCTTCAGCTTGCTGACTGGCGGGCGGGATGCGGCCCGGCTCGGTGCGCTGCCGCCGGAGCAGGCGGTGCGTGAGGTTGTCCAGGCGCTCGGGGCAGTGCTGGGTCAGGAACTCACCGGCAGGGTGCGCCGAGCGCAGGTGATCGATTGGACGCGCGATCCCTGGTGCCGCGGTGGCTACTCGGTCGTCCCGCCCGGTGGGGCAGGATTGCGGGCTCGCTTCGGCCAGCCGATCGGCGACCGGCTCGTGTTCGCTGGCGAGCATACGAGCGTCGTGCGACCGTCGACGGTGCACGGGGCGATCGAGAGTGGACTGCGAGCGGCCGAGCAGATCCGCGCGCTCCGCAGCGCGACAGCAGCGGGCGCCTGAGGCGCGTGCTCGCTTCGCCGCGATCCTGGAGAGGAAGCGTCGTTCCGGGTGGTAAGGGGGTCTCGCGCCTCACGATGCTCGGCTGAGCCAGCTGGGCAGCTCAGCGATGGAAGGAAGCAGCGCGTCCGGTCGCCCCAGTTCGAGGTCGTTGGGGCGGAAACGTCCGGTCTGGACGAGCACCCCCGTCATTCCGAGCTGGCGAGCCGGGAGGATATCGGCAGCCAGGCTGTCGCCCACCACGGCCACGCGCTCCGGTGAAAGACCGAGGCGCTCCAAGCCGGCTCGGAAGAAGTCGGGCGATGGCTTGCCGACGAGGTGCGCCTGTCGCCCGAGAGCCGCTTCCAGCCCGAGCAGAAAGGCGCCGGTATCGAGTGCCGGGCCATCGCGGCGATCCCAGACCAGGTTACGGTGCATGGCGACGAAATGGGCGCCGCGGAGCAACAAACGGAACGCGCGGTTGAGGCGATCGTAGCTGTAGACGGGACCAGCGCCACCGAAGACGACAACAGTCGCGCTGTCATCCTCGACCAGTGGGATACCGGCGAACTCTTCCTGCACGTCACCGTCGACCAAGAGGTAGCAGGGCTCGCCAGGGTAGTGAGCACGCAGGTATGCTGCAGTCGCTGCGCCGGCCGTCACGATCTCGTCATCGGCGACGGGGAAGCCGAGTTCGCGGAGCAGGGCACCCAGCTGTCGGCGCGTCCGTATCGTAGTGTTGGTGAGGAGGACGAAGGGGATGCCCCGGGCGCGCAGCTCGAGCACTGCCTGGACGGCACCG from Thermomicrobium roseum DSM 5159 encodes:
- a CDS encoding pyridoxal phosphate-dependent aminotransferase is translated as MQDLLAERMGRLGTESAFEVLARARALEAQGRSIIHLEIGEPDFDTPPHIVEAAIEALRGGDTHYTPAAGLPELRAAIAEEVSRTRGIPVEPDRVVVTPGGKPIMFFTILALAEEGAEVIYPDPGFPIYESVIRFAGATPVPLPLREELGFAFDPDELRRLVTKRTRLVIVNSPHNPTGAVIGREVLEELARLAQEYGFIVLSDEIYRRIVYDVEAPSIASLPGMAERTVILDGFSKTYAMTGWRLGYGVAPRWLAEHLVRLAVNCHSCVPGFTQRAGLAALRGPQDAVDRMVAEFRRRRDAVVAGLNSLPGVRCAVPAGAFYVFPNVTETGRSASELARELLEQAGVAVLAGTAFGRYGEGYLRLSFANSLENLLEAIERMRRYLG
- a CDS encoding formate/nitrite transporter family protein; the protein is MRGRIVVRGGGKVTMRGMAERQDGQVEERSESVPPPVLVALMLEAAEKKAHLPIAALLARGAASGALLGAATLLAMTAWAQGLPRLVGAVVFPVGFCMLVLLGLELATGNFALLPAAWYRRRITAAAVVRNWGWVYLGNCLGSIGFAVLAVASLTGWWSHEAGPLGEQLRQLAASKVLLYRESGWLGWSTALTKGVLANWLVTVGTALAFVSRSTSGKIAAMWLPIMTFFGLGYEHSIVNLFVIPAGMLAGAPIGVGTWLIWNQVPSTLGNVIGGALFTGLPLVWTHGER
- a CDS encoding cbb3-type cytochrome c oxidase subunit I is translated as MAGNAHSNVAARRSVEQAALAYMVTGFAVFLLMGLLGLLMRLQHAGLIDLGPRWFYRIMTLHGAGMVAGVLLASLGGVSQVITARIRLSPRLLWSAYVVYFLGSGLVVLATLVGGFAAGWTTTYPLPVRGDWPVSATWAFLLGYTLVAVAFLLWCLAVLVGARRAFGGLTSALAWPVLFRHPVGTGQPIPTGPELAATVVAIDGVIAVLAGVVYLVPIFAQLLGLVSGFDVLFAKNMLFLFGHTLVNLNIYLAVALVYATLGAYTGRAFKMSFPVALAFNLVIVLVLLPYFHHLYQDFAQPLPLHLVGQFGSYAVGVPAFFVTIVGSLGLLYGSRVRWSAPVIFILAGLWGWTVGGMAAVIDGTIAINNVMHNTLWVPAHFHSYYLFGAAGYTWAYLFHRLSGVEGWASSALARRLAWLYAIGAGGFVLAFFLSGLQSVPRRYAVHLPEWQGLAQAAVPFVLLLVIAFGGLLLMALRSVPAAWRLPVAEPTGDD
- the mutS gene encoding DNA mismatch repair protein MutS, which produces MGSTRRAIQHRLPATKESSSDDLVPSRRQYLRLKAHYPHAILLYRLGDFYEAFDEDARIVARDARITLTSRSFGRNGRVPMAGIPHHALNHYLARLLAAGHTIAIAEQVSEPGKGLVERAVTRVLTPGTVAEAALLPTTENRYLAAVARLPERTGLAWVDVSTGEFAVLELSGAERDLLLAEEYARLAPAETLVPDTDEIPLPPGGCLTRLEHWHFEPERAAQRLRALFATRSLAPFGCQHLPAALAAAGAIVVYLERTNPALLSLLTSLRTEVPARRVGLDAATRRNLELTRSLGTGGTRGSLLGVLDRTVTPMGARTLRRLVSEPLRDLDELRRRQHIVGALRATPELRSRLGSILLAAGDLERLTSKIVQGSATIRDFATLRQALATAEALRGALQASGEPALQRFADDFISCPELAALLERALIEDSDGPRLRPGFCPELDAVLAAVEETRRFLATLEQRERERTGIRSLKVGYNKVFGYYIEVTRPHLSRVPPDYVRKQTVATGERFITPELKDAEARLLAAEAEIAELERAALARLTREVTTRTNELLRLAGWIAWLDAFRSLAEVAAQYDWSCPELDESDTILIEGGRHPVVEVLLDGQPFVPNDCQLGGDGPRLLLVTGPNMGGKSTYLRQVALIVLLAQIGSFVPAARARIGLVDRIFCRVGAHDDLPGGQSTFMVEMVETATILRQATQRSLVILDEVGRGTATQDGLAIAWAVLEDLHDRVGARTLFATHFLELTALEAELPGVANVHVAAMEQDGRVVFLYRVRPGAADRAYGIHVARLAGLPPWVADRAERLLIGRPAPTPAAPHSETAEHPHGLTASPHQLALPGFPTRRHAAEELARALLELDLANLTPRQALDWLFEQRAKLGRA
- a CDS encoding cytochrome c oxidase subunit II, which gives rise to MQVGVGVLFLLLTIAWTGVLWWVATRSGQAVPYERVSAVISRIRRWGAPLVVALLAIAFLVSLLFLPYAGSRAQRLGEPAVTVDVTGRMWAWELSRTTLPRGQVVEFRVTALDVNHGFGIYAPDGRIVTQVQAMPGYTNRLLFRFDQPGVYTIRCLEFCATGHHLMQAQFTVQ
- a CDS encoding cytochrome c oxidase assembly protein produces the protein MSSVPEPLVWLPLSAWLDPRNWTWRVPVVVVLSWLLAGYAVGMMRLAARWPQGWRLAPRAFAWGIGAAMLALALLSPLDDLGGLFFSWHMVQHLVLLYAAPVLLRGWPYPVFLWALPACLRVRVAALLWHGALGDRLLRWATRPVVAFATGILSLWLWHYPPLYDAVLARRWLHDLEHLTFFLGALLYWWPLIGAPPATGRFRTDGGRALYLILYGVQAGVLGALVTFWPSVLYHRYLAASGVPVERLLADQAFGGLVMWLSGPIVVTLLALATLGRASREVAESEVLTPH
- a CDS encoding flavin monoamine oxidase family protein; its protein translation is MGEPIREDRVLVLGGGIAGLVAAWELHRAGVAVELLEARDRVGGRLWTSDEYGPFPVELGAEFIHGDRVITWRFLRMFGLRAIDDPSQDRRFVGANGRILPSGELSRPVGEAIFAPLSQAAEAWFASGEPDTDLATALRWWASRQGITITPELWELWETLAAIGWSADLAEIGAAGEVEATYEGDGWRNWRIAEGQQALARRIAEELGSVIRLGSAVSRVEWGNEGVRVWASDGEHRGRWAIVALPLGVLQAGTIEFVPELPEPLREAIDRLLPGRSLKMVVEFTYDPWGPEIGCLFVTTPHGIWERPGLGFAASEPVFSLLTGGRDAARLGALPPEQAVREVVQALGAVLGQELTGRVRRAQVIDWTRDPWCRGGYSVVPPGGAGLRARFGQPIGDRLVFAGEHTSVVRPSTVHGAIESGLRAAEQIRALRSATAAGA